A genomic stretch from Prochlorococcus marinus str. MIT 9312 includes:
- a CDS encoding ATP-binding protein, with translation MSLFQGKNILIKLFKRPKINWSNYEFESSLQLNEFVDQLLEPINKSQSTYLIKLGLHEALVNAVKHGNKLDSSKSIRVRRIITPNWCVWQIQDRGNGLEKNNRNYKLPIKTNSVNGRGLYIINECFDDIRWSSKGNRLQLALKR, from the coding sequence ATGTCCTTATTTCAGGGCAAAAATATTTTAATAAAACTTTTTAAGAGGCCAAAAATAAATTGGTCAAATTATGAATTTGAATCCTCATTACAATTAAATGAATTTGTTGATCAATTATTAGAACCAATAAATAAATCTCAATCAACTTATCTCATCAAACTTGGCTTACATGAAGCTCTTGTTAATGCAGTAAAACATGGAAATAAATTAGATTCCTCAAAAAGTATTAGAGTAAGAAGAATAATCACTCCTAATTGGTGTGTTTGGCAAATTCAAGACCGAGGGAATGGTTTAGAAAAAAATAATAGAAACTACAAATTACCAATAAAAACAAACAGTGTAAATGGCCGTGGTTTATATATTATTAATGAATGTTTTGATGACATTAGATGGAGTAGTAAAGGGAACAGGCTTCAGTTGGCTTTAAAAAGATGA
- the ispE gene encoding 4-(cytidine 5'-diphospho)-2-C-methyl-D-erythritol kinase encodes MQDLAKTKINIKSPAKINLHLEVIGKREDGFHELAMIMQNIDLSDYLEFEINNEGLIKLESDCNDLSLSDDNLIVKSANLLRKKSNIDYGANIFLRKNIPIGAGLAGGSSNSAATLIGLNKLWDLNLGQEALCSLASTLGSDIPFFINGGIQLCFGRGEVLEKLDSNFEYGVILLKNPNVSVSTAETYKKYSNRFCHQYLTDREMIENIRKNLRENGLNNLNLDNQHLSIKNDLQLVVENENDSVKQALYLLSKLENCLTFSMSGSGPTCFALFKDIETAKKELTANYKLFRNKGYDSWVCTFLEKGITFI; translated from the coding sequence ATGCAAGATTTAGCTAAAACGAAAATTAATATAAAATCTCCTGCCAAAATAAATTTGCACCTTGAAGTTATTGGTAAGAGAGAGGATGGATTTCATGAGTTAGCAATGATTATGCAAAATATCGATCTTTCTGATTATTTAGAATTTGAAATTAATAATGAAGGTTTAATTAAACTTGAGTCTGATTGTAATGATTTAAGCTTATCTGATGATAACTTAATTGTTAAATCGGCAAATCTATTAAGGAAAAAATCAAATATAGATTACGGTGCGAATATATTTTTAAGAAAAAATATTCCAATTGGCGCAGGATTAGCTGGTGGATCCAGTAATTCAGCAGCAACATTAATTGGTCTTAATAAGTTATGGGATTTGAACTTAGGTCAAGAAGCATTATGTTCATTAGCATCAACTTTAGGATCTGATATTCCCTTTTTTATAAATGGTGGTATTCAATTATGTTTTGGAAGAGGAGAAGTTTTGGAGAAATTAGATTCAAACTTTGAATATGGAGTAATTCTTTTAAAAAATCCAAATGTATCAGTATCTACAGCTGAAACTTATAAAAAATATAGTAATAGATTTTGTCATCAATACCTTACTGATAGAGAAATGATTGAGAACATAAGAAAAAATTTAAGAGAAAATGGTTTAAATAACTTAAATCTTGATAATCAACATTTATCTATTAAAAATGATTTGCAGTTAGTTGTTGAAAATGAAAATGATTCTGTAAAGCAGGCATTATATTTACTTTCTAAATTAGAAAATTGTCTCACATTTTCAATGAGTGGATCAGGTCCTACATGCTTTGCACTCTTTAAAGATATAGAGACTGCTAAAAAAGAATTAACTGCGAATTATAAATTGTTTAGAAATAAAGGTTACGATTCATGGGTTTGCACTTTCCTTGAAAAGGGAATAACATTCATTTAA
- the psb28 gene encoding photosystem II reaction center protein Psb28: protein MTANKTAKIQFYEGTDEPVVPEIRLTRSKDGTSGQALFQFEKPQALSSITDGEITGMRMIDAEGEILTREVKVKFVDGEPIFLEAVYIWKSTSDFDRFMRFANSYAKSNGLGYSEKK from the coding sequence ATGACAGCAAATAAAACTGCAAAAATACAATTTTATGAAGGAACCGATGAACCTGTAGTTCCTGAAATAAGGCTGACTAGGAGTAAAGATGGTACAAGTGGCCAAGCATTATTTCAGTTCGAGAAACCTCAGGCACTATCTTCAATTACAGACGGGGAAATCACAGGTATGCGTATGATAGATGCTGAAGGTGAAATATTAACCAGAGAAGTTAAGGTTAAGTTTGTTGATGGAGAACCCATATTCTTAGAAGCTGTTTATATTTGGAAGAGCACTTCAGACTTTGATAGATTTATGAGATTTGCAAATAGTTATGCAAAATCAAATGGATTAGGATATTCTGAGAAGAAGTAG
- the secF gene encoding protein translocase subunit SecF yields MNYNLELIKNKRKIISFSTFLILFSLLGILFSTFNTSYRKPINLGMDFVGGNELRIERVCEEECSNLSPDFVLDNLRVISSNKNFINNIKLQFQNNNKLISIRTPYLSIEESNNLITNLDNIIGPLNYESKDSRLIGPKLGKRLLTNCVTSLLVSLFAISLYITIRFDKKYALFALLALFHDLLIVFGIFSWLGIILSVEVNSLFAVSLLTIAGYSVNDTVVIFDRIRENLKSKEEGYNETIQLSVNESFRRTTFTSITTLIPLLSIILFGSYSLFWFSLALSLGIIVGSYSSILLAPSLLLKD; encoded by the coding sequence ATGAATTACAATCTTGAACTAATAAAAAATAAAAGAAAGATAATTAGTTTTTCAACTTTTCTTATTTTGTTCAGTCTTTTAGGAATTTTATTTTCAACTTTTAATACTTCTTATAGGAAACCTATAAATTTAGGGATGGATTTTGTTGGGGGAAATGAACTAAGAATAGAAAGAGTTTGTGAAGAAGAATGTTCTAATCTTTCCCCTGATTTTGTTTTAGATAATTTAAGAGTGATCTCTAGTAATAAAAACTTTATAAATAATATTAAATTACAATTCCAAAATAATAATAAATTAATTTCAATAAGAACACCTTATTTGAGTATCGAAGAATCAAATAATCTAATTACTAATCTTGATAATATTATTGGGCCTCTAAATTATGAGAGTAAGGATTCAAGATTAATAGGTCCAAAGCTTGGGAAAAGACTACTTACCAATTGTGTTACTTCATTGTTAGTTTCTTTATTTGCAATATCTTTATATATAACTATTAGGTTTGATAAAAAATATGCATTATTTGCATTATTAGCTTTATTTCATGATTTATTAATTGTTTTCGGTATATTCTCTTGGTTGGGAATTATATTATCTGTCGAGGTAAATAGTTTATTTGCGGTGTCCTTGTTAACTATTGCTGGTTATTCTGTAAATGATACTGTTGTTATTTTTGATAGAATTCGTGAGAATTTAAAATCAAAGGAAGAAGGCTATAACGAAACTATTCAATTATCAGTAAACGAATCATTTAGGAGAACAACTTTTACCAGTATTACAACCCTTATCCCTTTATTAAGCATAATTTTGTTTGGATCTTACTCGCTGTTTTGGTTTTCTTTGGCCTTATCATTAGGAATTATTGTTGGAAGTTATTCAAGTATTTTATTGGCTCCATCTTTGTTGCTTAAAGATTAA
- a CDS encoding AI-2E family transporter: MSSTLYFKLAVIIITSIIIWLLRDFLLLIICSLVISNIVCNLCNQIQKGLKIPRPLSLFFVLTVISVIVFTIFILVLPPFVKEFNEILVDIPNGLSKINILLNTNLNKLNSLFYGEESENVIEIFNLINNVVAIPDAATIAKAIQESFKNLINLAGNLGSGLLKLIFVLVVSLMISIEPKQYKENILLLIPKNYRNKFRNILDKCNIALANWTFSMVVSSLSVGLLSLIVLSILDVKYVVSNALIAMVLNIIPNIGPVISGIFPISIALLDNFWKPLAVLGAYVIIQNIESYIIMPSIMKKKANLLPGLTLISQFGFTFIFGPLGLILSLPLAVVIQVLIKESINDI; this comes from the coding sequence TTGAGTAGCACATTATATTTTAAGTTAGCAGTTATTATAATCACATCTATAATAATTTGGCTTCTTAGAGATTTCCTACTCCTAATAATTTGCTCTTTAGTAATTTCAAATATTGTATGTAATTTATGTAATCAAATACAAAAAGGGTTGAAAATTCCCAGACCCTTATCTTTATTTTTTGTACTAACAGTTATATCGGTAATAGTCTTTACAATTTTTATTCTTGTTTTACCTCCATTTGTAAAAGAATTCAATGAAATATTAGTTGATATTCCAAATGGTTTATCTAAAATAAATATTTTACTTAATACAAATCTGAATAAATTGAATAGCCTATTTTATGGCGAAGAATCAGAAAATGTTATAGAAATATTTAATCTTATTAATAATGTAGTAGCCATTCCAGATGCTGCAACTATCGCTAAAGCTATCCAAGAAAGTTTTAAGAACTTAATTAATTTGGCGGGGAATCTGGGCTCAGGTCTTTTAAAACTGATCTTCGTATTAGTAGTCAGTTTGATGATTTCTATTGAACCAAAACAATATAAGGAAAATATACTTCTACTTATACCAAAAAATTATCGTAATAAATTTAGAAATATTCTGGATAAATGCAATATTGCATTAGCAAACTGGACCTTTTCTATGGTCGTAAGCTCATTATCAGTAGGTTTATTATCATTAATAGTTTTGTCTATATTAGATGTCAAATATGTTGTCTCAAATGCTTTAATAGCAATGGTTCTTAATATCATTCCGAATATAGGTCCAGTTATTAGTGGTATATTTCCAATCTCAATTGCACTACTAGATAATTTCTGGAAACCACTAGCCGTTTTAGGAGCCTATGTAATCATTCAAAATATTGAAAGCTATATAATAATGCCATCCATAATGAAGAAAAAAGCAAACCTACTTCCTGGGTTAACCTTAATATCACAATTTGGATTTACCTTCATTTTTGGTCCATTAGGGTTAATATTATCTCTACCTCTTGCTGTTGTAATCCAAGTTTTAATTAAAGAATCAATTAATGATATTTAA
- a CDS encoding class I SAM-dependent methyltransferase, producing MARESISKIAYKTLQQSKSIAGFAHKQISSRLMNFILPDSKLDNFDIDKDLLLQIQKSMDSLREEDWNDAENNIYPKKLLFDEPWLRYLTQYPKIWLDMPNTWDRRRKQNFDDLPKSVEKDNYPQYYLRNFHHQTDGYLSDFSASIYDLQVEILFNGSADSMRRRIIKPIKEGLVNFSNRKKSSIKILDVATGSGRTLKQLRVAFPKEKITGIDLSDSYLKEASRYISDLDGDLIELIKGNAEELPFENNSFQCISCVYLFHELPRAIRAKVLNEFFRVLEPGGTLVLADSIQISDSPDFTSIMENFYKSFHEPFYCDYIKEDINSKIEEVGFKNVNSNSFFMTKVWSAVK from the coding sequence ATGGCTAGGGAATCTATCTCAAAAATTGCATATAAAACGCTCCAACAGAGTAAAAGTATAGCTGGATTTGCCCATAAGCAAATCAGTTCAAGGTTAATGAATTTTATTCTTCCCGATTCAAAGCTTGATAATTTTGATATAGATAAGGATCTTCTATTACAAATCCAAAAATCAATGGATAGCTTAAGAGAGGAAGATTGGAATGACGCTGAAAATAATATTTATCCAAAAAAATTATTGTTTGATGAACCATGGTTAAGATATTTAACTCAATATCCTAAAATTTGGCTAGATATGCCTAATACATGGGATAGACGCAGAAAACAAAATTTTGATGATCTTCCTAAATCTGTTGAAAAAGATAATTATCCACAGTATTACTTGAGGAATTTTCATCATCAAACAGATGGTTATTTATCTGATTTTTCAGCTAGTATTTACGACTTACAAGTAGAGATACTTTTTAATGGAAGTGCTGACTCAATGAGGAGGAGAATAATTAAACCAATAAAAGAAGGTCTTGTAAATTTTAGTAATAGAAAGAAAAGTTCTATAAAAATACTTGATGTGGCTACAGGTTCTGGAAGGACATTAAAACAATTAAGGGTAGCATTCCCTAAAGAAAAAATTACAGGAATAGATCTATCTGATTCATACCTAAAAGAGGCAAGCAGATATATTTCAGATTTAGATGGGGATTTAATTGAATTAATAAAAGGTAATGCTGAAGAATTACCATTTGAAAATAATAGTTTTCAATGCATTTCCTGTGTTTATTTATTTCATGAATTACCAAGAGCAATTAGAGCTAAAGTATTAAATGAATTTTTCAGAGTTCTTGAACCTGGAGGAACATTAGTATTAGCTGATTCGATTCAAATAAGCGATTCTCCTGACTTTACATCCATAATGGAAAACTTTTATAAATCTTTTCATGAGCCTTTTTATTGTGATTACATAAAAGAGGATATAAATTCTAAAATTGAAGAAGTAGGGTTTAAAAATGTGAATTCAAATTCCTTTTTCATGACTAAGGTATGGTCTGCTGTAAAGTAA
- a CDS encoding pyruvate dehydrogenase complex E1 component subunit beta, translating to MAGTLLFNALKEAIDEEMANDVNVCVMGEDVGQYGGSYKVTKDLYEKYGELRVLDTPIAENSFTGMAVGAAMTGLRPIVEGMNMGFLLLAFNQISNNMGMLRYTSGGNYKIPAVVRGPGGVGRQLGAEHSQRLEAYFHAVPGIKIVACSTPTNAKGLMKAAIRDDNPVLFFEHVLLYNLSEELPEGDYTCALDQADVVKEGKDITLLTYSRMRHHCLKAVEELEKKGIDVELIDLISLKPFDIETISKSIRKTNKVIIVEECMKTGGIGAELIALITEECFDDLDARPIRLSSQDIPTPYNGNLENLTIIQPHQIVEKVEQLISGSI from the coding sequence GTGGCTGGAACATTATTATTTAATGCTTTGAAAGAGGCAATTGATGAAGAAATGGCAAATGATGTAAATGTTTGCGTTATGGGGGAAGATGTTGGTCAATATGGAGGATCTTATAAGGTAACTAAAGATTTATATGAAAAATATGGAGAGTTAAGAGTCTTAGATACTCCAATTGCAGAGAATAGTTTTACAGGCATGGCTGTGGGTGCAGCAATGACTGGCTTAAGACCAATAGTAGAAGGAATGAATATGGGTTTTTTGCTTTTAGCTTTTAATCAGATATCAAATAATATGGGTATGCTTAGATATACTAGTGGCGGAAATTATAAAATACCAGCAGTAGTTCGAGGACCTGGAGGAGTTGGTCGTCAACTTGGTGCTGAGCACAGTCAAAGACTTGAAGCATATTTTCATGCAGTTCCTGGCATAAAGATTGTGGCATGTAGTACACCCACAAATGCTAAAGGTTTAATGAAAGCAGCTATAAGAGATGATAATCCAGTTCTATTTTTCGAACATGTTCTTCTATACAATTTGTCTGAAGAATTACCTGAGGGTGATTATACTTGCGCTTTAGATCAGGCTGACGTTGTAAAAGAAGGGAAAGATATTACTTTATTGACTTATTCAAGAATGAGACATCACTGTCTTAAAGCTGTTGAAGAATTAGAAAAAAAAGGAATAGATGTTGAGTTAATAGATTTAATAAGTTTAAAACCATTTGATATCGAAACCATCTCAAAATCAATAAGAAAAACAAATAAAGTAATTATTGTTGAAGAATGTATGAAGACTGGAGGTATTGGTGCAGAATTAATTGCCTTGATAACAGAAGAGTGTTTTGATGATCTTGATGCCCGACCAATTAGATTATCTAGTCAGGATATTCCAACTCCTTATAATGGAAATCTTGAGAATTTGACAATAATCCAACCACATCAAATAGTTGAAAAAGTTGAACAGTTAATTAGTGGGAGTATATAG
- the rsmA gene encoding 16S rRNA (adenine(1518)-N(6)/adenine(1519)-N(6))-dimethyltransferase RsmA: protein MNSKNYHQKKRFGQHWLVNKKILEKIKEIAVLNENDFILEIGPGKGALTSKLLDSEIKKLHAIELDKDLINLLNDKFNNNDKFSLQQGDILSVNLDSINKKITKVIANIPYNITGPILDIFIGRLGIIRNYNYEKIIFLMQKDVVDRILSKEGSPNAGALSIRIQLLSKIKRICDVPPSSFSPPPKVFSSLVVFEPIKNDLRLDISLEKYIDKLLRISFNSRRKMLRNTLNSILSNEEINELSESSKVCFNLRPQDISIHQWIKLAENCIKIKKKI from the coding sequence ATGAATTCTAAAAACTATCATCAAAAAAAAAGATTTGGACAACACTGGTTGGTAAATAAAAAAATATTAGAAAAAATTAAAGAAATTGCTGTTCTTAATGAAAATGACTTTATTTTAGAAATTGGTCCTGGTAAAGGAGCTTTAACCTCTAAGTTGTTAGATTCAGAAATTAAAAAATTACATGCAATTGAGTTAGATAAAGATTTAATAAATTTATTAAATGATAAATTCAATAATAATGATAAGTTTTCACTGCAGCAGGGAGATATTCTTTCTGTAAATTTAGATTCGATTAATAAGAAGATTACAAAAGTGATTGCAAATATTCCTTACAATATAACTGGCCCAATATTGGATATTTTCATAGGTCGATTGGGCATTATAAGAAACTATAATTACGAAAAAATAATATTTTTAATGCAGAAAGATGTTGTAGATAGGATTTTGTCAAAAGAAGGTAGTCCCAATGCTGGTGCGCTTAGTATAAGAATACAACTTTTATCAAAAATAAAAAGAATATGTGATGTTCCGCCTTCATCATTTAGTCCGCCTCCAAAAGTTTTTTCTTCTTTAGTAGTTTTCGAACCAATTAAAAATGATTTAAGATTAGATATTAGTCTAGAAAAATATATAGATAAACTTCTTCGAATTTCATTTAATTCAAGAAGAAAAATGCTTAGAAATACTCTTAATTCAATACTTTCAAATGAAGAGATAAATGAATTATCTGAATCTTCAAAAGTTTGTTTTAATTTAAGACCACAAGATATTTCAATTCACCAATGGATTAAGCTTGCAGAAAATTGTATTAAAATTAAAAAAAAAATTTAA
- a CDS encoding DUF6439 family protein translates to MTYWDKDTIKLVQSLNCKLKIDHSKWHKDKGNKYKRSAELISAGLCQLIISCNDKETIEYMEESIKWLKEINVDQPCPSKNHLFKAN, encoded by the coding sequence ATGACATATTGGGACAAAGATACTATTAAGCTTGTACAAAGTCTTAATTGTAAGTTAAAAATTGATCATTCAAAATGGCATAAAGATAAAGGGAATAAATATAAAAGATCTGCAGAACTTATTTCTGCGGGGTTATGCCAATTAATTATTTCTTGTAATGATAAAGAAACTATTGAGTATATGGAAGAAAGTATTAAATGGTTAAAAGAAATTAATGTCGATCAGCCTTGTCCGAGTAAAAATCATCTTTTTAAAGCCAACTGA
- a CDS encoding GUN4 domain-containing protein, translated as MTNKEQDNYSNATLDFIKTFVDSNQRKRINLLTQIESEVENIFKIGPTLFEIFDSDGDDWAAGWLLQVLKKYKPNFFENTKFNNWFNTYSDVDINYEYLQLMLVEQKFEEADRLTSSYLRQLAGKLAEKRGYVFYSEVKNMSGKDLKTIDRLWTIYSTGRFGFSIQAKILKSVGIKYELLWPKIGWKKEGLWTRYPKSFCWSLKAPDGHMPLINQLRGVRLMDSILRHPAIAERHNNIL; from the coding sequence ATGACTAACAAAGAACAAGATAACTATAGTAATGCTACATTAGATTTTATTAAAACATTTGTAGATTCTAATCAAAGAAAAAGAATAAATTTGTTAACTCAAATCGAATCTGAAGTCGAAAATATTTTTAAAATTGGACCTACATTGTTTGAAATCTTTGATAGTGATGGAGATGATTGGGCCGCTGGTTGGTTATTGCAAGTTTTAAAAAAATATAAACCTAATTTCTTTGAAAACACTAAATTCAATAATTGGTTTAATACTTATTCAGATGTTGATATTAATTATGAATATTTGCAATTGATGTTAGTTGAGCAAAAATTTGAAGAGGCAGATAGATTAACAAGTTCTTACCTGCGACAGTTGGCAGGAAAATTAGCTGAAAAACGTGGATATGTTTTCTACAGTGAGGTTAAGAATATGTCTGGAAAAGATCTTAAAACAATTGATAGATTATGGACTATTTATTCTACTGGAAGATTTGGCTTTTCAATTCAAGCAAAGATTTTAAAATCAGTAGGAATAAAGTATGAATTGTTGTGGCCTAAAATAGGCTGGAAAAAAGAGGGTTTATGGACAAGATATCCTAAATCTTTTTGTTGGTCACTGAAGGCTCCTGATGGACATATGCCTTTAATAAATCAGCTAAGAGGGGTTAGACTTATGGATTCAATACTGAGGCATCCTGCTATAGCTGAGAGACATAATAATATACTTTGA
- the mnmH gene encoding tRNA 2-selenouridine(34) synthase MnmH, with amino-acid sequence MYFKRKELEKFRSFKGPLIDVRSPSEYYKGHMPNSINIPLFNNDERSIIGTIYKKEGRKKAVIEGLKFFEKKMEFLLDNLFLNIDSYKTIPDINNNELFIRIYCSRGGMRSQSISWLLEKYKLNPITLKGGYKTYRKWILDCFSKKWNIIIIGGKTGSGKTRLLSLLEKYKYQTIDLEGFACHRGSTFGGLGMREQPTNEQFENKIAEKLYSFQTINNIFVEAESANIGKCKIPHEFFNQMKKSRRIEILRSESNRLDELINTYSVFKKEELKDSVQRIKKRLGPQRTKIALESIDEEKWDLVCRSVLDYYDRCYEYEKVGKENITLLDLTDKNYDEKIIELLNNIL; translated from the coding sequence ATGTATTTCAAAAGAAAAGAACTAGAGAAATTTAGAAGTTTTAAAGGACCTCTTATAGATGTTAGGAGCCCGAGTGAATATTATAAAGGACATATGCCTAATTCTATTAACATTCCATTATTTAATAATGATGAGAGATCAATTATTGGTACAATTTATAAAAAAGAGGGTAGAAAAAAAGCAGTAATAGAGGGATTAAAATTTTTTGAAAAAAAAATGGAATTTCTTCTTGATAATTTATTTTTGAATATTGATTCATATAAAACTATTCCTGATATCAATAATAATGAATTATTTATCAGAATATATTGCTCTAGAGGAGGAATGCGGTCACAAAGTATTTCTTGGTTACTAGAAAAATATAAATTAAATCCAATAACACTTAAGGGAGGATACAAAACATACAGGAAATGGATATTAGATTGTTTCTCAAAAAAGTGGAATATTATAATTATTGGTGGGAAAACAGGTTCTGGGAAAACAAGGTTATTGTCATTACTAGAGAAATATAAATATCAAACTATAGATCTTGAAGGATTTGCTTGTCATAGAGGAAGCACATTTGGTGGTTTAGGAATGAGAGAACAACCTACAAACGAACAATTTGAAAATAAAATAGCAGAAAAATTATATTCCTTTCAAACTATTAATAATATTTTTGTAGAAGCAGAAAGTGCGAATATTGGTAAATGCAAAATACCTCATGAATTCTTTAATCAGATGAAAAAATCAAGGAGGATTGAGATATTAAGGAGCGAATCAAACAGATTAGATGAGTTAATTAATACTTATAGTGTATTTAAAAAAGAGGAACTCAAGGACTCTGTACAAAGGATTAAAAAAAGATTAGGTCCTCAAAGAACAAAAATAGCTCTTGAATCAATAGATGAGGAGAAATGGGATTTAGTATGTAGATCAGTTTTAGATTATTACGATAGGTGTTATGAATATGAAAAGGTTGGCAAAGAAAATATAACGTTATTAGATTTAACTGATAAGAATTATGATGAAAAAATCATAGAGTTATTAAATAATATTTTATAA
- a CDS encoding DUF3082 domain-containing protein: MADNSNENIEKNIPEKGPLNFIVGSLTSFLLFIFFYFLSNKIAIYFSVHKPSNSSEIVQNISSSINTLIIGLSFLLTFSFAFIGIGLFIVFIRSFFLKKN, from the coding sequence GTGGCTGATAATAGTAATGAGAATATTGAAAAAAACATTCCCGAAAAAGGACCATTAAATTTTATTGTAGGATCATTAACAAGTTTTTTATTATTTATATTTTTTTATTTTTTAAGTAATAAAATTGCAATTTATTTTTCAGTACATAAACCATCTAATTCTTCTGAAATCGTCCAAAATATTTCTTCTAGTATTAATACCTTAATAATTGGATTATCTTTTTTGCTAACTTTCTCTTTTGCTTTTATAGGTATAGGACTTTTTATTGTATTTATTCGCAGTTTTTTTCTGAAGAAAAATTGA
- the secD gene encoding protein translocase subunit SecD, with product MKRRQGWLFFILFLLTLSVYLLINYPLQLGLDLQGGSQLTLQIIKEEGKVTRDELEAVNSVIDKRVNNLGVSESNLQTLGGDQLILELPGEQNPLVASRVLGKTALLEFRTQKEGTSTDLKSLQLQRFSIKELIEQYSFAEKNQNDDNFLKVIQDNLKEIEQELNYSSTNNDLYGKLIEIKKYVDKEITNLFIKTDLSGKDLINAGRRQEQTNNNWEVLLTFSNSGGEKFAEITKSIAGTNQLLAIILDGESISEASVGNQFASTGITGGSATISGNFSAENARELEVQLKGGSLPLPIEIVETNTIGALLGSKNILKSLYAAISGLIFVGIFMIFNYRILGFVSVLSLVLYGFFNLALYSLIPVTLTLPGISGLILSIGMAVDANILIFERIREELYDGNTLTRSIDSGFQRANSSIVDGHITTLLSCFVLFLLGTNFVKGFAATLGIGVLISLFTSLNCSKTILRFFTTYQSLRQKNLYLPKNNFSN from the coding sequence ATGAAAAGAAGGCAAGGTTGGCTTTTTTTTATTTTATTTCTACTTACTTTATCTGTTTATCTATTAATAAATTATCCCTTACAGTTGGGATTGGATTTACAAGGGGGTTCTCAACTTACACTACAAATTATTAAAGAGGAAGGTAAGGTAACAAGGGATGAACTTGAAGCAGTTAATTCGGTTATAGATAAGCGCGTTAACAATTTAGGAGTTTCTGAGTCTAATTTGCAAACCCTCGGTGGAGATCAATTGATTTTAGAATTACCAGGTGAACAAAATCCATTAGTTGCTTCAAGGGTATTAGGTAAGACTGCTTTATTAGAATTTAGAACCCAAAAAGAAGGAACATCTACAGATTTAAAATCACTGCAACTACAGAGATTTAGTATTAAAGAATTAATTGAACAATATTCCTTTGCAGAAAAAAATCAAAATGATGATAATTTCTTAAAAGTTATTCAAGATAATCTTAAAGAAATAGAGCAAGAATTGAATTACTCATCTACTAATAATGATTTATATGGGAAGTTAATTGAAATCAAAAAATATGTTGATAAAGAAATTACAAATTTATTTATTAAAACAGATTTATCTGGTAAGGATCTTATTAACGCAGGAAGGAGACAAGAACAAACAAATAATAATTGGGAAGTTTTATTGACTTTTAGTAATTCAGGAGGTGAAAAGTTTGCAGAAATCACAAAGTCAATCGCTGGCACTAATCAACTATTGGCTATCATTTTAGATGGTGAATCAATAAGTGAAGCCAGTGTTGGTAATCAGTTCGCTAGTACTGGGATTACAGGTGGATCGGCAACAATAAGCGGTAATTTTAGCGCTGAAAATGCTAGAGAATTAGAAGTTCAACTTAAAGGAGGCTCATTGCCATTGCCAATTGAAATAGTAGAAACTAACACTATAGGGGCTCTATTGGGATCCAAAAATATTTTAAAAAGTCTTTATGCAGCTATTAGTGGATTAATTTTTGTTGGTATATTTATGATTTTTAATTATAGAATTCTAGGTTTCGTTTCAGTTCTATCTCTAGTACTTTATGGTTTCTTTAACTTAGCCCTATATTCTTTAATTCCTGTAACTTTGACTTTACCTGGAATATCTGGGCTTATACTTAGCATTGGTATGGCTGTTGATGCAAATATTTTAATATTTGAGAGAATTAGAGAAGAATTATATGATGGCAATACTCTTACAAGATCTATTGATAGCGGTTTTCAGAGAGCTAATTCATCCATAGTTGATGGTCATATTACAACTCTTCTAAGTTGTTTTGTATTGTTTTTATTAGGAACAAATTTTGTTAAAGGTTTTGCGGCAACATTAGGTATTGGAGTTCTAATAAGCTTGTTTACCTCATTAAATTGTTCTAAAACTATTTTGCGATTTTTTACAACTTATCAATCTTTAAGACAAAAAAATCTCTATCTACCCAAGAATAATTTTTCAAATTAA